A genome region from Candidatus Neomarinimicrobiota bacterium includes the following:
- a CDS encoding nucleoside kinase codes for MLIRYRSRTFKHELKNSIKGIDLVQDVFPESMDHILIMSVDGSPQSLNTKIPRDARIVDFFDIHSSAGANAMAISATAIMLCAAESLFPDVTISVEHSYSSGFFCKPLSAELLPDDYILKISSKMSSIIDMDIELEERTMSMNEIREIPLGRFKILKKAPFEFVQVYDICGFPHWFLSPLIPRTSYLKHYRLQSYADGFVLQFPNSMYPDSLPPFLESPKLFSIFRESEKRGELLDIKFTDHLNERIERGNFVDAIHLYEALHEKKIAQIADAITFKRNHVKFIFVAGPSSSGKTTFMKRLSIQLRINGLHVKNISLDDYYIDRDKIIPDENGNIDLEHLNMIDRTLLSENLNDLMLGKKVVLPRFNFHTGRRELAKTYTTLGPEDVLIIEGIHGLNPELTKNLEPESVFKIYISALTQLNFNVYNRISTADTRLLRRMLRDYQFRSYSVENTLKRWPMVRMGEEQWIFPFQEHADMMFNSALEYEWAVFRERLLPLLDKISIESEVKAEAVRISRYLQLFLPLPPDDIPPTSILREFIGGSSLHK; via the coding sequence ATGCTTATTCGCTATCGTTCCCGGACTTTTAAACATGAACTGAAAAATTCTATAAAAGGAATTGATCTGGTTCAGGATGTTTTTCCGGAAAGTATGGATCACATTCTGATTATGTCTGTGGATGGTAGTCCCCAAAGTCTGAATACAAAAATCCCCCGTGATGCCCGGATTGTGGATTTTTTTGATATACACAGCTCTGCCGGCGCCAATGCCATGGCTATCAGTGCTACGGCCATCATGCTGTGTGCTGCCGAAAGCCTTTTTCCTGACGTAACGATTTCCGTGGAACATTCCTATAGCAGTGGATTTTTCTGCAAGCCCCTCTCTGCGGAATTGCTTCCGGATGATTATATCCTGAAAATATCTTCAAAAATGTCTTCGATTATTGACATGGATATCGAATTGGAAGAACGGACGATGTCCATGAATGAAATTCGCGAAATTCCCCTTGGACGCTTTAAAATCCTGAAAAAAGCACCGTTTGAATTTGTTCAGGTCTATGATATTTGCGGATTCCCCCACTGGTTCCTCTCTCCGCTTATCCCGCGGACAAGCTATCTGAAGCATTACAGACTTCAAAGTTATGCGGATGGTTTTGTTCTCCAGTTTCCAAACAGCATGTATCCCGATTCGCTGCCTCCCTTTCTTGAATCCCCGAAACTATTTTCCATCTTCCGGGAAAGTGAAAAGAGGGGAGAATTGTTGGACATTAAATTCACCGATCATCTGAATGAACGAATTGAAAGAGGAAACTTCGTCGATGCCATTCACCTGTATGAAGCCCTCCACGAAAAGAAAATTGCTCAGATAGCAGATGCCATAACTTTTAAGCGAAATCATGTAAAATTCATCTTTGTAGCCGGTCCATCATCTTCCGGAAAAACCACTTTTATGAAACGCCTTTCCATTCAGCTGCGCATCAACGGACTTCATGTAAAAAATATATCCCTGGATGATTACTATATTGACCGGGATAAAATCATTCCGGATGAAAACGGTAATATTGACTTAGAACATTTGAACATGATCGACCGCACACTGCTCAGTGAAAACCTCAATGATCTCATGTTGGGGAAAAAAGTTGTATTACCCCGATTTAATTTTCATACAGGCAGGAGGGAACTGGCAAAAACCTATACAACACTGGGTCCGGAGGATGTGCTGATTATAGAAGGAATCCACGGACTTAACCCGGAATTGACAAAGAACCTGGAACCTGAGAGTGTTTTTAAAATTTATATCAGTGCTCTGACCCAGCTTAATTTCAATGTATATAACCGTATCAGTACGGCAGACACCCGGCTGCTGCGCCGTATGCTCCGGGATTATCAGTTCCGTTCTTATTCTGTTGAAAATACCCTGAAACGCTGGCCTATGGTTCGTATGGGTGAAGAACAGTGGATTTTTCCCTTTCAGGAGCATGCGGACATGATGTTTAATAGTGCCTTGGAGTATGAATGGGCTGTGTTCAGGGAAAGGCTTTTACCACTCTTAGACAAAATTTCCATAGAATCGGAAGTCAAGGCTGAAGCAGTCCGCATCAGCAGATATCTCCAGCTCTTTTTGCCTTTGCCGCCTGATGATATTCCACCGACATCCATCCTCCGGGAATTTATTGGTGGAAGTTCTCTTCATAAATGA
- a CDS encoding pyridoxal phosphate-dependent aminotransferase — protein sequence MIGKEKIRQLSRQSFYGQWTITHKISRDVINFAMSEPHFPMPANIRNAAQEIVLSEDLSYTDTAGLPRLRNLIAQDYKLPEKGYEVSVTGGASEALFSGVMALSEPGDEILIPGLGNPSYEVVVRLAECTPVRYPIQADKRIPVLPERICSLFTDKTRIIILNTPMDPTGQVIDKIVLENIADICLEKGVLCMVDESYREITYESKAFSLSGYNPNVITYTSISKLFAMTGWRLGWIIGSKELLEPVNFLRNYSTTCAPAISQRVAIRILEGAGSEHRDKIISILANRKKLMRELLTQHELYSATTPLGGYFLFLNYQEYCKKEISSIDFANLLLEKYKVAVVPGVYFGEEGEGHIRIAFATNEKSIQEGFARIRQCLTDLNKKN from the coding sequence ATGATCGGTAAAGAGAAAATCCGTCAGTTATCCAGACAATCCTTTTACGGGCAGTGGACCATTACCCATAAAATTTCCCGGGATGTAATCAATTTTGCTATGTCCGAACCTCATTTTCCCATGCCGGCCAATATCCGGAATGCTGCCCAGGAGATTGTTTTGTCTGAGGATTTATCCTATACGGATACGGCCGGATTACCCCGGCTTCGCAATCTGATAGCCCAGGATTATAAACTTCCGGAAAAAGGATATGAGGTTTCTGTTACCGGTGGTGCCTCTGAAGCCCTTTTTTCCGGTGTGATGGCTCTGAGTGAACCCGGTGACGAGATTCTGATACCTGGTCTGGGAAATCCCAGTTATGAAGTGGTTGTCAGACTGGCGGAATGCACCCCTGTCCGTTATCCCATTCAAGCAGATAAACGTATCCCCGTCCTCCCGGAACGAATATGCAGCCTTTTTACGGATAAAACCCGCATAATCATTCTGAACACCCCCATGGATCCTACAGGACAGGTAATTGATAAAATTGTCCTGGAAAATATTGCCGATATATGCCTGGAAAAAGGGGTCCTGTGTATGGTTGATGAATCATACCGGGAAATTACTTATGAAAGTAAAGCCTTTTCTCTGTCCGGATATAACCCCAATGTGATTACCTATACCAGTATATCCAAACTTTTTGCCATGACCGGTTGGCGACTTGGATGGATTATCGGGTCGAAAGAATTGCTGGAACCGGTTAATTTTCTGAGAAATTACTCCACAACCTGCGCGCCGGCTATCAGTCAGCGCGTGGCTATCCGGATTTTGGAAGGGGCCGGGAGTGAACACCGGGATAAAATTATTTCAATACTGGCCAACCGGAAAAAATTAATGCGCGAGCTTCTGACTCAGCATGAATTGTACTCTGCTACAACGCCTTTGGGCGGGTATTTTCTTTTTCTTAATTACCAGGAGTATTGTAAAAAAGAGATCAGCAGTATTGATTTTGCTAACCTCCTGCTGGAAAAGTACAAAGTGGCCGTTGTGCCGGGTGTTTATTTCGGAGAAGAAGGAGAAGGACATATCCGCATTGCCTTTGCCACGAATGAAAAATCCATTCAGGAAGGATTTGCCAGAATCCGACAGTGTTTGACTGATTTGAATAAAAAGAATTAA
- the tadA gene encoding tRNA adenosine(34) deaminase TadA, translating into MKRINTSMTEMIKPFSHLYWMRFAYQEAEKAFEMGEVPVGAVLVLNNHIIGRGHNMCETLQDATAHAEILAITAASDHLKSWRLEKTTLYVTLEPCLMCAGAMINARVQTVVYGLEDPNAGACDSLYHLCEDPRLNHRLHVHSGYMRDQIKELMNIFFQRLRGK; encoded by the coding sequence ATAAAAAGAATTAATACCTCTATGACAGAGATGATTAAACCCTTTTCGCATCTCTATTGGATGCGATTTGCGTATCAGGAAGCGGAAAAAGCCTTCGAAATGGGGGAAGTTCCCGTCGGCGCAGTACTTGTGCTGAATAATCACATTATCGGCAGGGGACACAATATGTGTGAAACGCTTCAGGATGCCACAGCCCATGCAGAAATCCTGGCCATTACAGCCGCTTCCGACCACCTGAAATCCTGGCGCCTGGAAAAGACAACACTCTATGTTACCCTTGAACCGTGTCTCATGTGTGCCGGTGCCATGATCAATGCACGAGTTCAAACAGTTGTTTATGGACTGGAAGATCCCAATGCCGGCGCCTGTGATTCCCTCTATCATCTCTGCGAAGACCCCCGCCTGAATCACCGGCTCCATGTTCACAGCGGCTATATGCGTGATCAGATTAAAGAACTGATGAATATTTTTTTTCAACGGTTGAGAGGGAAGTAG
- a CDS encoding FAD-binding protein, with the protein MIQALDALKATLKGELFTDNATRIIYATDGSVYREKPLAVAWPKDEDDLKELIRFARLNSTSLIPRTAGTSLAGQVVGNGIVVDVSKYMTEILEINPEEKWVRVQPGVILDHLNFFLKDYGLFFGPETSTSSRCMMGGMVGNNSCGAHLPIYGSTREHTLSVKALLSDGSEVLFEPLSAEAFHAKTRLNTLEGRLYRHIQEMLENPVNRNLIRDNYPKPTIPRRNMGYALDILMEMQPFNPQGKPFNFSSLLAGSEGTLAFFTEITLGLVPLPPRETAVVCCHFEKLEEAFHANLIALKYKPGAVELMDRYIMDCTKNNIGQRKNRFFLQGNPAALMMVEFRRDSRDELDALTNAMEKEMRAAGYGYAFPVLCNDMADRVWELRKAGLGLLSNIPGDTRSVTVIEDTAVDVEDLPAYMKEFDKILKKYGKESVYYAHIGSGELHLRPIINLKDCDEVEIFRSILMDVAQLVKKYRGSLSGEHGDGRLRGEMIPLMIGDHNYRLLRQLKFTWDPNNLFNPGKIVDTPLMNTHLRYEPGLPLREVETVFDFSRVRGFVRAAEKCNGSGDCRKTEVSGGTMCPSYMATRDEHHVTRARANILREFLTYSPKDDPLDHEEIYGIMDLCLSCKACKSECPSGVDVAKLKAEFLQHYYDLHGAPFRSKLIANITKLNRLGSLFPGLTNFFFKTGLFRKPFMSMIGFSVKRTLPLLHTVTLERWMRHYVRTLQKDKGKRRVYLFNDEFTNFQDTPVGIDAIRLLTRLGYDVKIPRHKESARASLSKGFLRKAKVLAEKNVSMLKELISEESPLIGLEPSAILTFRDEYPELVGEELKEDAKKLANHVLMIEEFLVLEMDAGRINRGVFTTEEKHILLHGHCQQKAVASTAPTLKMLAFPENYKVKEIPSGCCGMAGSFGYEKEHYEVSMKVGELVLFPSVRNASPDTIIAAPGTSCRHQIKDGTGRTAYHPVEILYQALKK; encoded by the coding sequence GTGATACAAGCGTTGGATGCTCTGAAAGCTACGTTAAAAGGTGAATTGTTCACGGATAATGCCACACGGATCATTTATGCCACAGACGGATCTGTCTATCGGGAAAAACCACTGGCAGTCGCATGGCCGAAAGATGAAGACGATTTAAAGGAATTGATTCGCTTTGCCCGGTTGAACAGCACATCGCTTATCCCCCGGACTGCGGGGACCTCTCTGGCCGGTCAGGTGGTGGGAAACGGGATTGTGGTGGATGTATCCAAATATATGACTGAGATTCTGGAAATTAACCCGGAGGAAAAATGGGTCCGGGTTCAGCCGGGTGTAATTCTGGATCATTTAAACTTCTTTCTGAAAGATTATGGACTCTTTTTCGGACCGGAAACATCCACTTCCAGCCGCTGTATGATGGGGGGAATGGTGGGAAATAACTCCTGTGGAGCCCACCTTCCTATTTACGGAAGCACCCGTGAACATACCCTTTCGGTTAAAGCCCTGCTCAGTGACGGTTCAGAAGTGCTTTTTGAACCCCTCTCGGCAGAAGCCTTTCATGCAAAAACCCGTCTGAATACTCTGGAAGGAAGGCTCTACCGACATATTCAGGAAATGCTTGAAAATCCCGTTAACCGCAATCTAATCCGGGATAATTACCCAAAACCCACAATTCCCAGACGGAATATGGGTTATGCCCTGGATATCCTCATGGAAATGCAACCCTTCAATCCACAGGGAAAACCGTTTAATTTTTCATCCCTTTTAGCGGGATCGGAAGGGACTCTGGCTTTTTTCACCGAAATCACATTGGGTCTGGTGCCGCTGCCCCCAAGAGAAACAGCTGTTGTCTGCTGCCATTTTGAAAAACTCGAAGAAGCTTTCCATGCCAATTTAATTGCCCTGAAATACAAACCCGGTGCCGTTGAACTTATGGACAGGTACATCATGGATTGTACTAAAAACAATATCGGTCAACGAAAGAATCGTTTTTTTCTTCAGGGGAATCCTGCCGCTCTGATGATGGTGGAATTTCGCCGGGATAGCCGGGATGAACTGGATGCATTGACAAATGCCATGGAAAAAGAGATGCGTGCCGCCGGTTATGGATATGCATTCCCTGTTTTATGCAATGACATGGCTGACAGGGTGTGGGAACTCAGAAAGGCCGGTCTCGGACTGCTCTCCAATATCCCCGGAGATACCCGGAGTGTCACGGTGATTGAAGATACGGCCGTAGATGTGGAAGACCTGCCGGCCTATATGAAAGAATTTGATAAGATCCTGAAAAAATACGGTAAAGAAAGTGTTTACTATGCCCATATCGGCTCCGGGGAGCTTCATCTGCGTCCCATCATTAATCTGAAAGACTGTGATGAAGTGGAAATATTTCGTTCCATCCTTATGGATGTGGCTCAACTGGTGAAAAAGTACCGGGGATCTCTCAGCGGGGAGCACGGAGACGGTCGCCTGAGGGGAGAGATGATTCCCTTAATGATCGGTGACCACAATTACCGGCTTCTTCGTCAGTTGAAATTTACCTGGGATCCCAACAATTTATTCAATCCGGGAAAAATTGTAGATACTCCACTCATGAATACACACTTGCGGTATGAACCCGGACTGCCACTCCGGGAGGTTGAAACTGTCTTTGATTTTTCACGGGTCCGGGGATTTGTCCGGGCTGCCGAAAAATGTAATGGATCAGGGGATTGCCGCAAAACCGAAGTTTCCGGTGGTACCATGTGTCCCAGCTATATGGCAACCCGGGATGAACATCATGTAACCCGCGCCCGGGCTAATATCCTCCGTGAATTTTTAACCTATTCACCTAAAGATGACCCTCTGGATCATGAAGAAATCTATGGAATCATGGATCTCTGCCTGAGCTGCAAGGCGTGTAAATCTGAGTGTCCATCCGGTGTGGATGTGGCAAAATTAAAAGCTGAATTTCTTCAACATTATTATGACCTTCATGGAGCGCCTTTTCGTTCCAAATTGATTGCCAATATTACAAAACTCAACCGCCTGGGCTCCCTGTTTCCCGGATTGACGAATTTCTTTTTTAAAACAGGTTTGTTCCGAAAACCCTTCATGTCCATGATTGGATTTTCGGTTAAGCGGACCCTGCCTTTACTCCACACCGTAACCCTGGAAAGATGGATGCGACACTATGTCCGCACACTTCAAAAAGATAAAGGGAAAAGGCGGGTCTACCTGTTTAATGATGAATTTACTAATTTTCAAGATACACCCGTTGGGATTGATGCCATCCGATTGCTGACCCGTTTGGGATATGATGTAAAAATCCCCAGGCATAAGGAAAGTGCCCGGGCAAGTTTATCCAAGGGGTTTTTGAGAAAAGCAAAGGTTCTGGCTGAAAAAAATGTTTCCATGCTGAAGGAGTTGATTTCGGAGGAATCGCCCCTTATCGGACTTGAACCGTCAGCTATTCTCACCTTCAGGGATGAATACCCCGAACTGGTGGGAGAGGAGCTGAAAGAAGATGCAAAAAAACTGGCAAATCATGTCCTCATGATTGAGGAATTTCTGGTACTGGAAATGGATGCAGGACGGATCAACCGGGGAGTTTTCACTACTGAAGAGAAACATATTTTGCTCCATGGTCATTGTCAGCAGAAGGCTGTGGCTTCTACGGCCCCGACCCTGAAAATGCTTGCCTTTCCGGAAAATTACAAGGTGAAAGAGATTCCCAGCGGATGCTGCGGAATGGCAGGTTCGTTCGGATATGAGAAGGAACATTATGAGGTGTCCATGAAAGTAGGAGAACTTGTCCTTTTTCCGTCTGTCCGCAACGCTTCTCCTGATACAATCATTGCTGCTCCGGGGACCAGTTGCCGGCACCAGATTAAAGACGGAACAGGTCGAACTGCTTACCATCCCGTTGAAATACTCTATCAGGCTCTTAAGAAGTAG
- a CDS encoding spore maturation protein gives MVLNIVWISFFVIAWLVGLGRLIFLGDTQIFPDLINSTFDMAKTGLEISLGLAGIMTLWLGLMKIAEKSGCIQLLARGVNPLFSRLFPGIPSGHPVYGSMLMNIAANMLGLENAATPLGLKAMKQLQDLNTEKDTATDAMIMFLVMNTSGLMILPVAIMMYRAEMGAAAPADIFIPILIATFFSTFCGIFAVAFHQKIRLLDRVLLGYLGGFLLFVVGIIAFFSTLTPEMINQVSLIAGNLILFSVIIFFIGMGFRKKLNVYEVFIDGAKEGFSTAIVIIPYLIAILVAVGVFRTSGALEMLIDLLAKGFAALGLNTEFLPALPTALMRPLSGSGARGLMIEAMQHHGPDSFVGRLVCIMQGATDTTFYVIALYFGSVGVRKTRYAVSAGLTADFAGIIAAILVAYLFFSP, from the coding sequence ATGGTATTGAATATTGTCTGGATATCCTTTTTTGTTATTGCATGGCTTGTGGGACTCGGGCGTCTGATTTTTCTTGGGGATACGCAGATTTTTCCTGATTTGATCAACAGTACCTTTGATATGGCCAAAACAGGACTGGAGATTTCTCTGGGATTGGCCGGCATCATGACACTCTGGCTGGGATTGATGAAAATTGCTGAAAAATCCGGTTGTATCCAGCTTTTGGCCAGGGGCGTCAATCCCCTTTTCAGCCGGCTTTTTCCCGGAATTCCCTCTGGACACCCGGTTTATGGTTCCATGTTGATGAATATTGCTGCCAATATGCTTGGACTTGAAAATGCAGCTACTCCTCTGGGACTGAAAGCCATGAAACAGCTTCAGGATCTGAATACGGAAAAAGATACGGCCACGGATGCCATGATCATGTTTTTGGTGATGAACACATCGGGACTTATGATTTTACCGGTGGCGATTATGATGTACCGGGCCGAAATGGGCGCTGCCGCTCCGGCGGATATCTTTATCCCTATCCTGATTGCCACGTTTTTCTCCACCTTTTGCGGGATCTTTGCTGTGGCATTCCACCAGAAAATCCGGCTGCTGGATAGGGTCCTTCTGGGATATCTTGGCGGATTTCTCCTCTTTGTCGTGGGAATTATTGCCTTTTTCTCAACCTTAACGCCGGAAATGATTAATCAGGTTTCCCTTATTGCCGGTAATCTGATTCTTTTTTCCGTGATTATTTTTTTTATCGGAATGGGATTCCGGAAAAAACTGAATGTGTATGAAGTCTTTATCGACGGTGCAAAGGAGGGATTCAGCACAGCCATTGTCATTATTCCCTACCTCATTGCCATCCTGGTTGCTGTCGGCGTGTTCAGAACTTCCGGTGCCCTGGAAATGCTGATTGATCTTTTAGCTAAAGGTTTTGCCGCATTGGGATTAAATACGGAATTTTTACCGGCATTACCTACAGCCCTTATGCGGCCCCTCAGTGGAAGTGGTGCCCGCGGACTCATGATTGAAGCCATGCAGCATCACGGCCCGGATAGTTTTGTGGGAAGACTGGTTTGTATCATGCAGGGCGCTACGGACACAACCTTTTATGTGATTGCCCTTTATTTTGGTTCTGTGGGAGTAAGGAAAACCCGCTATGCCGTTTCAGCCGGACTCACTGCCGATTTTGCCGGTATAATTGCCGCAATTCTTGTCGCTTATCTCTTTTTTAGCCCGTAA
- a CDS encoding efflux RND transporter periplasmic adaptor subunit translates to MKRKNLILILLIVLVLVFLFYRFLPTNEESTEIIITPKTGLFRVTITTTGELKAKNSTEIRGPANARRARIYEMKILKLVSEGTVVDSGDFVASLDRSELESKIKDVQLAIQKAESQYQQAKLDCTLTLANARNELINLEYALEERLLMKEQAKYEAPSVARQAEIDYDKAVRALGQAKENYKTKVKQAIAKMSEVDSDLRKNRNEYQEYLDLMKEFTIYAPEKGMVIYKRDWNGNKITEGSTINAWDPTIATLPDLSVMQSITYVSEVDIQKVKTGMPVEVGLDADPSKNLTGVVTSIANIGEQQPNSDSKVFEVEIEINEADSTLRPAMTTSNTIIIASLDSALYILLEAYHAEDSLEFVFKKSSSEPVKQEVETGLKNENEIVITRGLKPTDKIFLSIPENDEDLEIIYLPDSK, encoded by the coding sequence ATGAAACGTAAAAATCTGATTCTGATACTTTTAATTGTTTTAGTTCTTGTCTTTCTGTTTTATCGTTTTCTCCCAACGAATGAGGAAAGTACAGAGATTATCATAACGCCGAAAACCGGACTTTTCAGGGTGACGATTACAACTACGGGGGAATTGAAGGCGAAAAATTCTACAGAGATCCGTGGACCTGCAAATGCCCGGAGAGCCCGTATTTACGAGATGAAAATTTTAAAACTGGTCTCCGAGGGGACCGTGGTGGATTCCGGTGATTTTGTGGCCAGTCTGGACAGGTCAGAGCTGGAGAGTAAGATCAAAGACGTCCAACTGGCTATACAAAAGGCAGAAAGTCAATATCAACAGGCTAAGCTGGATTGTACCCTGACCCTTGCAAATGCACGTAATGAACTGATTAACCTGGAATATGCCCTGGAAGAGCGTCTTTTGATGAAAGAACAGGCGAAATACGAAGCCCCGTCGGTTGCCAGACAGGCTGAGATTGATTATGATAAAGCTGTCCGTGCTCTTGGGCAGGCAAAGGAAAACTATAAAACTAAAGTGAAGCAGGCCATTGCCAAAATGTCTGAAGTGGATTCCGATCTTCGGAAGAACCGGAATGAATACCAGGAATATCTGGATCTGATGAAGGAATTTACGATCTATGCCCCTGAAAAAGGGATGGTGATATATAAAAGGGACTGGAACGGGAACAAGATAACGGAGGGTTCCACCATCAATGCCTGGGATCCGACAATTGCCACTCTGCCTGATTTGAGTGTGATGCAATCCATCACCTATGTCAGCGAGGTGGATATCCAAAAAGTAAAAACGGGCATGCCGGTCGAGGTCGGCCTGGATGCCGATCCGTCCAAAAATCTGACGGGGGTTGTCACCTCTATTGCCAATATTGGTGAACAACAGCCCAATTCAGATTCCAAGGTTTTCGAGGTGGAAATTGAAATCAATGAAGCCGATTCCACTCTCCGGCCGGCTATGACAACCAGTAACACTATTATCATCGCATCCCTCGACTCTGCACTATATATTCTCCTGGAGGCATATCATGCAGAAGATTCACTGGAATTTGTCTTTAAGAAAAGTTCTTCCGAACCTGTAAAACAAGAGGTGGAGACTGGATTGAAAAATGAAAATGAAATTGTGATCACCCGGGGATTAAAACCCACAGATAAAATCTTTTTATCAATCCCCGAAAACGATGAAGACCTTGAAATTATATATTTACCGGATTCCAAATGA
- a CDS encoding ABC transporter permease — protein sequence MSLHYHWSVQTLLNLHIALDAIRQNKLKSLLTSLGIIFGVASVIAMLAIGSGARQEILEQMSLLGVNNIIIRPVIKQEEGRVQDGSTNQKTNNGEKKIKFTRGLTLEDAQTIKTTIPHVDFVSPEIVLETTIIRSGYRRSGKLVGVNNEYFKTTDFEICEGSFFTESQQDQALPVCVIGYDIGVRFFPGENPLGKKIKCGKNWLTVIGVLKERKIAEESFEHLGLRNTNLDIYAPVKTVLLRYIDRSRISPRDIMAVSRQRNRSQESNYHQIDRLVVRVDDSQYITTVSEIIARMLTRRHYDVVDFEVIVPEQLLQQEQRTKRIFNMVLGAIASISLVVGGIGIMNIMLASVMERIKEIGVRQALGATRLDIMLQFLLEAITISVTGGIIGIFLGIFLSYVIEEITGITTVVSTISIVVSFVVSISVGLIFGSYPANQAARRDPIESLRYE from the coding sequence ATGAGTTTGCATTATCATTGGTCAGTTCAAACCCTTTTGAATTTACATATAGCCCTGGATGCCATCCGGCAAAATAAGCTGAAATCCCTCTTAACATCTTTGGGGATTATTTTTGGGGTTGCCAGTGTGATAGCTATGCTGGCCATTGGATCCGGCGCCCGTCAGGAGATACTGGAACAAATGTCCCTGTTGGGGGTGAACAATATCATTATCCGGCCGGTCATCAAACAGGAAGAAGGTCGTGTACAGGATGGATCGACCAACCAAAAAACAAACAATGGTGAAAAAAAGATTAAATTTACCCGGGGTCTCACACTGGAAGATGCTCAAACCATAAAGACCACTATTCCCCATGTTGATTTTGTCAGCCCCGAAATCGTTTTGGAAACAACAATAATCCGCTCCGGGTACCGCCGCTCTGGCAAGCTGGTGGGTGTGAATAATGAATATTTCAAAACAACGGATTTTGAAATATGTGAAGGGTCTTTTTTTACTGAAAGTCAGCAGGACCAGGCTTTGCCCGTCTGTGTCATCGGGTATGATATCGGTGTCCGTTTTTTCCCCGGTGAGAATCCTTTAGGAAAAAAGATAAAATGCGGGAAAAACTGGCTGACTGTTATAGGTGTATTGAAAGAACGAAAGATTGCGGAAGAATCTTTTGAACATCTGGGACTTAGAAACACCAATCTGGACATCTACGCGCCTGTAAAAACAGTTTTACTCCGCTATATCGACAGATCCCGGATTTCTCCCCGGGATATCATGGCTGTCTCACGCCAGCGGAACCGGTCACAGGAAAGTAATTACCACCAGATCGACCGGCTTGTGGTACGGGTTGATGATTCACAATACATCACCACAGTTTCCGAAATTATTGCCCGTATGCTGACACGGAGACATTATGATGTGGTTGATTTTGAAGTGATTGTTCCTGAACAATTATTGCAACAGGAACAGCGGACCAAGCGGATTTTCAATATGGTATTAGGTGCTATTGCTTCCATATCCCTGGTTGTAGGTGGTATCGGAATTATGAATATTATGCTTGCTTCGGTGATGGAGCGGATCAAGGAAATCGGCGTCCGCCAGGCACTGGGTGCAACTCGTCTGGATATTATGCTCCAGTTCTTGCTGGAAGCTATTACAATTTCTGTAACAGGGGGGATTATCGGAATCTTTCTGGGAATTTTCCTCAGTTATGTGATTGAAGAAATTACAGGTATCACAACCGTTGTTTCGACTATTTCAATTGTAGTATCTTTTGTTGTTTCGATCTCGGTAGGACTCATTTTCGGCAGCTATCCTGCCAATCAGGCAGCCCGGAGGGATCCCATTGAATCATTAAGATATGAATAA